Proteins from a genomic interval of Epinephelus fuscoguttatus linkage group LG16, E.fuscoguttatus.final_Chr_v1:
- the LOC125904097 gene encoding uncharacterized protein LOC125904097, which yields MSDPEVQNQPLLAPPNPQPDINAQGGRSTRAYKVAGITLLACILIVGQATIAYFLLSQSGDIKSLKEQNNNLKSQLTKGRSVAVPARMHMPMNALPELMGVSLDGDDSTRAPGPVPRQATDCELEAAGVKPVPVPGFKPTCDEHGNYKAQQCLNQHCWCVNPENGQAVTGSLTEGQANCGRVLVRQGGMSKLLPLPGLDA from the exons ATGTCTGATCCTGAGGTCCAAAACCAGCCTCTCCTGGCACCCCCCAACCCGCAGCCCGACATCAATGCTCAGGG CGGCCGCTCCACCCGGGCCTATAAGGTGGCAGGTATAACCCTGCTGGCCTGTATCCTGATTGTCGGCCAGGCGACCATCGCCTACTTCCTCCTCAGCCAGAGCGGCGACATCAAATCTCTGAAGGAGCAGAACAACAACCTGAAGTCCCAGCTGACCAAGGGAAGATCTG TTGCTGTGCCCGCAAGGATGCACATGCCCATGAACGCCTTGCCTGAGCTGATGGGTGTCTCTCTGGACGGG GATGATTCCACCCGAGCCCCAGGCCCTG TCCCTCGGCAGGCCACTGACTGCGAGCTGGAGGCAGCTGGCGTGAAGCCTGTGCCTGTCCCAGGTTTCAAACCCACCTGTGACGAGCACGGCAACTACAAGGCCCAGCAGTGCTTGAACCAGCACTGCTGGTGTGTGAACCCAGAGAACGGGCAGGCGGTCACTGGATCCTTGACAGAAGGACAGGCCAACTGCGGTCGCGTGCTGGTGAGACAAG GTGGCATGAGCAAACTGTTGCCTCTGCCTGGTCTTGATGCCTGA
- the LOC125904099 gene encoding SLC35A4 upstream open reading frame protein-like, which translates to MADDKGPLGQLKDLVELKDQLEDIQKRMEDEIQAGVPPGGSLLASPFLKGFLAGYIVARLRSSALMGVAVGTCTGIYAAQNYAVPNIENTIKDYMRNLRGGRK; encoded by the exons ATGGCAGATGACAAG GGACCCCTGGGGCAGCTCAAGGACCTggtggagctgaaggaccagttGGAAGACATTCAGAAACGGATGGAGGATGAGATACAGGCTGGCGTTCCTCCA GGAGGCAGTCTGCTGGCTTCTCCTTTCCTGAAAGGTTTTCTGGCCGGGTACATTGTTGCGAGGCTACGCTCCTCAGCGTTGATGGGTGTTGCAGTAGGAACGTGTACGGGAATCTATGCAGCACAAAATTACGCCGTTCCCAACATTGAGAACACCATCAAAGACTACATGCGGAACCTGAGAGGAGGACGCAAAtga